A single Carettochelys insculpta isolate YL-2023 chromosome 2, ASM3395843v1, whole genome shotgun sequence DNA region contains:
- the HTR5A gene encoding 5-hydroxytryptamine receptor 5A: protein MDGPLNLSATPWVAANRSGGSPPASLPGRAPLSVFGVLLLTLLALLAAATFLWNMLVLATILRVRAFHRVPHNLVASMAVSDVMVAALVMPLSLVHELAGRRWRLGRLLCQVWIAFDVLCCTASIWNVTAIALDRYWSLSRHLEYTLRARRCISNAMIALTWALSAVISLAPLLFGWGETYSEGNQECQVSQEPSYTVFSTFGAFYLPLCVVLFVYWKIYKAAKFRIGSRKSNSITPIAPESLEGKEASQQSQMVFTVRHATVTFRTDGDTWREQKEKKAALMVGILIGVFVLCWIPFFITELINPLCSCDIPPIWKSIFLWLGYSNSFFNPLIYTAFNKNYNNAFRNLFSRQH, encoded by the exons ATGGACGGGCCACTGAACCTCTCCGCGACCCCCTGGGTAGCGGCCAATCGGAGCGGCGGCAGCCCCCCGGCGTCCCTGCCCGGCCGCGCCCCGCTGTCGGTGTTCggggtgctgctgctcacccTGCTGGCGCTGCTGGCGGCTGCCACCTTCCTGTGGAACATGCTGGTGCTGGCCACCATCCTGCGGGTGCGCGCCTTTCACCGCGTGCCCCACAACCTGGTGGCCTCCATGGCCGTCTCCGATGTCATGGTGGCAGCCTTGGTCATGCCCCTCAGCCTGGTGCACGAGCTGGCCGGGCGGCGCTGGCGGCTGGGCCGGCTGCTGTGCCAGGTGTGGATTGCCTTCGACGTGCTGTGCTGCACTGCCAGCATCTGGAACGTGACCGCCATCGCCCTGGACCGCTACTGGTCCCTCAGCCGCCATCTGGAGTACACCCTGCGTGCCCGCCGCTGCATCTCCAACGCCATGATCGCCCTCACCTGGGCCCTCTCTGCTGTCATCTCCCTGGCACCGCTGCTCTTTGGCTGGGGGGAGACCTACTCTGAGGGCAACCAGGAGTGCCAGGTCAGCCAGGAGCCATCCTACACAGTCTTCTCCACCTTTGGCGCCTTCTACCTGCCACTGTGCGTCGTACTCTTTGTCTACTGGAAGATCTACAAGGCTGCCAAGTTCCGCATCGGATCCCGAAAGAGCAACTCTATCACCCCTATTGCACCTGAAAGCCTGGAG gggaaggaggccTCCCAGCAGTCCCAGATGGTCTTCACGGTCCGCCACGCCACTGTTACCTTCCGGACTGATGGAGACACATGGAGAGAGCAGAAGGAGAAGAAAGCTGCTCTTATGGTGGGCATCCTTATTGGGGTCTTTGTACTGTGCTGGATCCCCTTCTTCATCACTGAACTCATCAACCCTCTCTGCTCCTGTGATATCCCACCCATCTGGAAAAGTATTTTTCTATGGCTCGGCTATTCTAATTCCTTTTTTAATCCACTGATCTATACAGCTTTCAACAAAAACTACAACAATGCCTTCAGGAACCTGTTCTCCAGACAGCACTGA